The Desulfobulbaceae bacterium genome includes the window GTGAACGTATGCCTGGTCTTCCAGAAACCATTGTCCGTGGAATACTCGTAATCAACACCCATGCCGGTATCCCTGCTGATCACTTCACCGTTAATTATTCCAGCATATTCAGTTGTTGACTTTTTGCGATGATATTCAGCAAAAACAGAGAGTTTCTTCCTGGAGTCAACCAGAAGTGGATGGCTCAAACGGCCACCTACATCGGACGAATCACCGGTAATTTGAAGGGGCTCAAACGGCCCAGACTTCACCTCTATCTGGTTAAAGTTGTATGACCCATCAAACCGGGCACCTTTGGTAGAGATAGGAACACTATACATAAAAGAACCAGACTCCGTTCCGTCAGCAACAACAGCTCCAATGGTAAGCTGATCCCGATACCCAAAAAGGCTGGCATCTTTAAAAAAAGCACCAAGTCGTTCTCTGCCGGTCACTTTGCTTCCCGCGTTATCAGCAAAGGCTATCAATTCGTATTGAGCCGGCTCGTCAGCAATCAAATTATAGTCAGAGGTCCCAACTTTTTGCCCTGGCTTCAGCTCCGCCCGAATCTGCACGTCCCAAATTCTGTTAAATTGAACAATTTCACTTTCAAGAACTTTAAGGTCAATTAAATCATCGCTCGCCACATCAATCCGTTTAGAGATAAAATCGCCCTTGGTGTANNNNNNNNNNNNNNNNNNNNNNNNNNNNNNNNNNNNNNNNNNNNNNNNATATCTCCGATACGCCCCTCAATAAGCTTGATCGCAACGGTACC containing:
- a CDS encoding ShlB/FhaC/HecB family hemolysin secretion/activation protein, giving the protein YTKGDFISKRIDVASDDLIDLKVLESEIVQFNRIWDVQIRAELKPGQKVGTSDYNLIADEPAQYELIAFADNAGSKVTGRERLGAFFKDASLFGYRDQLTIGAVVADGTESGSFMYSVPISTKGARFDGSYNFNQIEVKSGPFEPLQITGDSSDVGGRLSHPLLVDSRKKLSVFAEYHRKKSTTEYAGIINGEVISRDTGMGVDYEYSTDNGFWKTRHTFTHGRDNDQDDLQFLKYNGDLVWMHRVNEKMTSVVKASGQLADSELLPAFDQFQLGGTSSVRGYTEGALSGDQGYYVSAEINVPLKFSGEAANFLNNQISGFGFVDHGGAFPFKAGGASINHDDFLTSVGCGLDFSFSKWLSGRLHFAVPLGEREPDQADVRVHFYLQSNIF